A window of the Microtus pennsylvanicus isolate mMicPen1 chromosome 4, mMicPen1.hap1, whole genome shotgun sequence genome harbors these coding sequences:
- the LOC142848300 gene encoding histone H4, producing the protein MSGRGKGGKGLGKGGAKRHRKVLRDNIQGITKPAIRRLARRGGVKRISGLIYEETRGVLKVFLENVIRDAVTYTEHAKRKTVTAMDVVYALKRQGRTLYGFGG; encoded by the coding sequence ATGTCAGGTCGCGGCAAGGGCGGGAAAGGCCTGGGCAAAGGCGGCGCCAAGCGCCACCGCAAGGTCCTGCGCGACAACATCCAGGGCATCACCAAGCCCGCCATCCGCCGCCTGGCCCGGCGCGGAGGAGTCAAGCGCATCTCCGGCCTCATCTACGAGGAGACCCGCGGGGTGCTGAAGGTGTTCCTGGAGAACGTGATCCGCGACGCGGTCACCTACACGGAGCACGCCAAGCGCAAGACCGTCACCGCCATGGACGTGGTCTACGCGCTCAAGCGCCAGGGCCGCACCCTCTACGGCTTCGGTGGTTAA
- the LOC142848298 gene encoding histone H4 produces the protein MSGRGKGGKGLGKGGAKRHRKVLRDNIQGITKPAIRRLARRGGVKRISGLIYEETRGVLKVFLENVIRDAVTYTEHAKRKTVTAMDVVYALKRQGRTLYGFGG, from the coding sequence ATGTCAGGTCGCGGCAAGGGCGGGAAAGGCCTGGGCAAAGGCGGCGCCAAGCGCCACCGCAAGGTCCTGCGCGACAACATCCAGGGCATCACCAAGCCCGCCATCCGCCGCCTGGCCCGGCGCGGAGGAGTCAAGCGCATCTCCGGCCTCATCTACGAGGAGACCCGCGGGGTGCTGAAGGTGTTCCTGGAGAACGTGATCCGCGACGCGGTCACCTACACGGAGCACGCCAAGCGCAAGACCGTCACCGCCATGGACGTGGTCTACGCGCTCAAGCGCCAGGGCCGCACCCTCTACGGCTTCGGCGGCTGA